In Zingiber officinale cultivar Zhangliang chromosome 3A, Zo_v1.1, whole genome shotgun sequence, the DNA window cagtcgattgctaaaactaACAATCGACTGCTCCACATTGACCGAatgaacagaaacattctgttcgcccttagtcgactgctaaaacatatagtcgactgctacagaacgctgtagtactgctacagtaacgctacagtaaaaccctaaaactaggattttattccgagtacaatctctcgtgcactcgtaccctcactcttatgactcacttgacgcttctttgcagccttgacctcttgccttcaagcctacttcctttggctctcgtccctcggatgcattcaagccggcggctcgtccccaatgccatccttcgcgtatgccttgaagtcgcttccctcgggccttgtcctcactgccttgtccacggtccctcggatgctccatccttcaccggacccgaagccatcaacccgagtcacatgtgtatcctgcagtcctgcacaactcaagtacacatattaaatacaagggtgaacctaacttaaaccctttgcccaaacaccaaaacacatggtcccacggaccattgggattgctccaacaatctccccctttttggtgtttggcaatacgtttaagttagggaaaacaaatagcaaataaacatgctaaaacaaatgaacttacgttgccaaggctacacacttggacttacactgccgaatagaCTGACGAtcccaaggctacacacttagacttacactgcTGAATTAAAAATACAaacatgcattgaaacctatcccaaggctccccctacacctatgctccccattgagttagGAATTTTTCATataaggctttttaagaacctatcacaaggctccccctacacctatgctccccaatgagctaggatttaagaacctatcacaaggctcctcctacgcaaaggcactaaggttttcctaactaaacctttaCTTCTCtctctttgcctaacatccaaaaaagctttcgaacaatatcccaattatcgaaaacttatcatccaactgaccctaaactcatgtatttatcccccatggatctcatacatctatacgagctaacccggtcaaaatccaatgctgaaaacactttcagactggtatcagtcgactgcaagaagtaccagtcgactgaccccatgaaaacgagcttacagagacattccgtgctcaaaaatactgttaccagtcgattgctaaatgTGCAGTTTCTGATTTTGGAAATGCTGGATGTGCAGGTTCTGGAGGTATATGATCTAATTTTGTGGTGTCTGAATGTTAATATTTTGATTGGGCTGGTTCTGGTAGTGAGGCTTCTGGATATGCAGAAATTGCTGGTTTTCCTGAAGTTCCCATTCCTGAAACTGTCATAGTTGATGTCATGTTTGATACTGCCTTTGATATTGATCTTGGGCCATCTGGTTCTATTGGCTCTATTTGTTTTACTGCCTTTCTGTGGCTACTGTAAGTGATTCTGTAAGTGATGGATCTGAACCTGGGATCCTTACAGCAGTGCCTCCACTATTCCCTTCAGATTCTAATACTTCTTGTTCAAGAGCTGATTCTGCACCAGGGATCAAAGCAGAAACAGAAGTTGTTGCTGCCATTTTTGAAAGCAGGATAGCTGAATTTATTTCTAGGACTGCAGCTGATACTCCATCCTCTGAAATTCTGTTCAATTTAGGGACAGAAACCATTTCTGCACCAGAACCCATTTCTATAGCAGAAACTGTTCTGGATGGGCTGAAATTGAAAAACCATCTGCTTGGACAGCATCTGCAGCCCTCTCCTTTGGGCATTTTATAGGAATTGTTCCTGGAAATGTGGGTTCTGAGATCCCTGTTGCTTCTGAGATCAAAACTGGTTGCTGAAGTGTTGTGTCTGATTCTGAAGGAAACACACTAGGGCTTGAAACCATTTCTATCATTCCTGTGCCTGAAACCTTTTCTGAAACTGAAATTAGCATCTCATTCCCTGATACACTACTGCTGATCTGAGAAGTCACTTTTTCTAAATCAGAAATTGCCTTTGTTTCTATAATACTAATCCAATATCATTTTGTCACTTTGTAACTATAATACTAATCCGATATCATTTTTTCATTAAAATGATAGCAAATAATGAAGAATCATTAATGCCACTAACATAAGTGCAGAATGAAGTCATTAATCAACTGTAACTAAATATATAAAGTCATAAACAGAACAAGCATAAAAAGGATACCTCACATTTATTTTTGCAGTCCTGCTGTCCTTGTTGTTCCTGATTACGAGGACACAAGTCAAGAGCCCAAACAAGTCCACCAGCATGCAAAATGAAGTCATTGCTGCAAAATAATTGTCTTCCATTAATGGAAAGAATAGCAAGATATGGAGATGGCAAAAACTAATAGCTAAAAGTCATATAGAGAATTGAATAAATTCAAGAGTTTATAGATCAATGTATGATAATAAAACTCCAACAAATAAAAGGTAGTTTGGTGTAAGAAGTTCCTATCAATATAGGATTCAGGGAAAGTTCATCATGCacaattttattttactttgtaaaaGGTTATTTCTGATACTTGAACCCGTGACCTCTAGATCACACGATATTAACTATACTGTTACACAAAGGCTACTGGCCAAGAGATCTATCAAGGAAACTTAATAGATCCCACCAAAAGTAATGCTTAAAAATTAGACTTAAAAATAGAAGAATATTAAAACCTAATAAGAAAACTCCCATAAGAAGGCAAACTGCTAGGAAACCAGAGCAACTATATGCAAAGAGAATAGGAAAAAGTTCAGATATGAACCATATGGCATTGCACTGGAGGAAAACCTGTATGTTGTTATCCATATTAAACTGAATTTTCTTTGAACTGAGCACAGTGGTGTACACACAACTTTGCAAGTTATATTAGTTTTGAAGcccaatataaccaacataacTTTAGTATCAATTATTTTTAATCATAGTAAATGTCAATCCCCCTCCCCTCCATTAAAAATTTCCAAGGAAATGAAGCACATAACACTTATTAATAGAACTATGCGCCTACAATCAAAGGTATACGGTAGCTGATTTTCTTGTGTTTTATCTTGCTTTTGTCAATAGTAACCCATATTAACTATTAATAAATTTCTTTTTGATAGCTAAAATAGGAAAAGAGTTCAGAGTCTGTATCATGGCATACTAATGCTGGTTCATACAGTTGTCAGCATGAATTAATACAAACCTCATACCAATCAAATCACTAACTGGCATGGTATATAAAGTAAGTTCCTTGCTTGCGACTAAAATTCATTAAGCAATTGTATCTCCAAGCGAAGAGAATACACAATGTTTCTAACCTTCTATCATTTTAGTAAATGACTCATATatattgacgatagaattcatacacatattattaatgatagcatatggtatatataaataccattacaagtgaaaataggaaaatacataaattaggaaaacaataagtattttctaataataattattatctaataactaggaaacaaataactattttctaataataattattccataATAACTAgtaaataaataactatttacttatattaattatttcctaatacaccCTCTCAAGATGATGTCCCAGAAATGACGCAAATCTTGTTACAAACAGCTAACAGCCGAGGTCGAGAAAGCGACTTGGTAAGTGCATCAGCCAACTGATTTTCAACAGAAATATGAGTAACTCGTAGTTCGGAGACAGGTTTGCAGAAATTGCTCATCCATAATCATTAGGTCATGTCTCACTATCCCTAGTTGGAAAAGAGACAAAGCTTCATTATGCTGCCCGTTTCTAGAATAGGCACACATAAGAGAAGTCCAAGCCAGCCGAAAGTTCTCTTCATGGACCAAACTCGTAAACATCTCCCGAGCATCATGAATCCTACCACATTTAGAACACATATCAAGTAAAGCAGCTTCAATCCAAGCACTCAATTTGCAGCCAGATTTAATCAAGAAAGCATGAATCTGCTCACTCTTCTTCATATCAGTGACCAAGGCACAAGCGTTCATAGCACTAATCAGCGTAAAATCTGAAATATCCAAGCCATTTAGCAACATCCACTGAAAAATTTCTAGACCTCGAGAACCTTCTCTATTATGACAAAAACCAGCTAAAAGAGCATTCATTATAAGTCGCACAATTCCTCTCAGGCATTTGATCAAAAACCTGAACAGCAGATTCAACTAAACCAAATTCCATAAACGCATTAAGCATCCCAGTCCAAGATACATCATCTTTTGTAGGCATTCTCTCGAAGACATCAGCCACATCTTCTATAGAACAGAACTGAGTGTAGAACGAAACCAAAGCATTTCCTACACTTAAATTCAGATTTTAACTAACACAGGGGCTTTTCTCAAACTGCATGCTATTAGTGAATAAAGAAGGAATCAATCTCCATAAACAATCACAAATAACAAgaataaatcaatcaatcaattaatcacAACGAATGTATACAACAGTCACAGAGTACATAAcgaacaaaataataatcaaacggTAAAATCAGCCAACGCTCCGTCAGTCATGTCATCATCTCCTCTGCTTCTTCTGATCATTCTCCGGAAGATCCTGGCAACGGCGCTTGAGATTGCCGGTAGTAGTAGGTGGAATGATTATTTCACCGTTTCCGGCGATGACAGTGCCCAAAGCGGGCGTAGGAGAAGGGAGGAGCGACCGTCGGAGGTGGTCGAGATGAGCGGCTCTTCGCTCGATCAGACTGTGCAACTGGAGGATGATGTCGAGACATCCCGTGTCCGAACTGGCGGCGTGGACCTCTGACTCGTAAATCATGGTCGCCATGGCGACGGCGCGTTGACGGGGGAGGAGGGGCTCCAGGATCTTCTTCATCTTGCTGACGCCGAACAGACGGTGAGCCTTTTGGAACCTACTTTCGTCTGCCGCAGGGAAAAACGGGGCGAGAAGGCAGTCGCCGTTGCACTTCTGGCGACGGAATCTACAAGCGGCGCAGGCTTTGGACGACACAGATTCGTAGGAGGAGGAATACGGCGAATGATCATCCACGATTGTCGTTGGGAAGGAAGGCAACGACGACAAAGGCGGAGGCGGCGTTGAAACGGGCAGCGGCAGCGGCGGATGAACAGGAATAGGTGGAGAAGGGGGGCGATACGCGGCCTCGTAAACCCTTGAATCCATCTTCGATATCCCTCCTTCTGCTTCTTCTGGCGCCGAAAGATGGAAAGGGTGGCAAAGTGAGTGGAGACGGAGAATGAAGTGTGGATGCGTTGATTTATATACCGAAGGGTTTGTTGATTTAATTATTATATGACGCTTAATTAATTAGATCAGCCAATCCCGTGTTTTCCGCCACTTTTCCcccgttttttatttttaaaagtatttttttaatatcCAAAGTACCGTTAAATTCTCAAAAcgaatttattataatttttaggtAAAATTTATTAAGGACGAGATCAGTATTTTATAGTAGTGATTGTGCGCGCACGCGTTGTTGCGTGAGTTATGTTCCTTATATGTGAATTAGGCCTCATATATATTAAGTGGGGCAATATATATGAcctataaaaaaatagttttaatttttttaggatTGTCTCTAATTTTTGTTAATGAGGAAAgactctaatatttttataattttatacacaTATAAAgatacttataaaaaatataaattgagGTGGGGCAACTGACCCATAAAAGTTATATGTGATTCCCTAATTGCGTgtataatataatacatgaacGCGTGCGGGTTAGATATTAAACTAATAAGAAGGCAAAAAGGTCACGCCAGACTCATATAATAGTAGAATGCTAAGGTAACGCTCGAAAATCTCAACAACAAGTTAATGTAACATACTCcttcttataaaaaattaatttaataacatACTTTATTTTAGTAAAAAAGCCAAGAAAAATATAGTTTATAATATTGTCGTATCTCTACTCACAGTCTTGTCAATTCTAAGATTTGAGACTAAAGAAAAGTCTAAATTCTCAATAATATATCACagttgagtctcgaactctagatctcggattgattaatgagaaaaatttctaataatataCCAAGTCTTCCCCTGCTCCGCCGTTGTCCTCCTTCTCCTGCTCCGACAGCCGCTGATGTCATCTTCCCCTCGTAGCAATGAGCCATCACCTACCTCTCCTTTCCCTCTTCTCTCGATGGTGGATATTGCAGGCGACCTCACGCGGGCAACTGCGTTTTGGCTGCCGCTAGGGGTAGGGCAGGAGGATTTGCGCCGGCATCGCAAGGAGGAGGGGGTTGTCGCCTCCTTCGGTCTCCAGGCCGATGTCGCTAAGGTCGCAcgtgttgaattttgtttttaaattcaaagtattttttgtagtgtttttagtcccacattgctaagtggagaagcttggaagggcttatataggaagcccttccatccttgcttagcaatgataagaggacctacacgcataCGCGGGCCAAgaccaaatcgagtggatttggggggttcgagccggaaatccataaaccgggcgtcacgtgcgcgattaacgcgcgcagggggggtgcaaatccccagcccgtgggccttgcgctcacgggtggcccggtctgtttttgctggtttggttcagtctaAACCAAAccagtcccacattgctaagtggagaagcttggaagggcttatataggaagtccttccatccttgcttagcaatgataagaggacctacacgcatgcgcaggccaagcccaaatcgaatgGATTTgaggggttcgagccggaaatccataaaccgggcgtcacgtgcgcggttaacgcgcgcagggggggtacaaatccccagcccgtgggccttgcgctcacgggcggcccggtctgtttttgcttGTTTGGTTCGAtctgaaccaaaaccaaaccagagtttggttccgtgcgtgaggaagcgaagcagcgcttcggtactgtccgcgtcgcgtgaggatgcgaaacaacgcatccgcgcgtgagaagaggaagcagaagcaaagtgtgcgtcccttcctctgcattgcttcaagtgtataaatacacttccttctcaactcactccagaaagcaaagcattccttctcccttgctttctacttcttcttccttctttctgagttctgaggcttggttcgctatctgaggttgagtccgagtgcggcgctcgttttggagtgcacctacgagcgacgcgagcggttgtcggatcttgggaggattttgccggagagcctctgcaccgtgagcggcaatcaattctctaaagacagtcggcacgcccgacgcttcgaccggagatacataatttcttaacccttactgttattaatgtttattgcatgctcgtcatttattggtgcaattatagattactgtattAGCATAATTAGTTCTATTTCAATTACTACagttttagagaattgattgtagcatcaataaacatgatgaacgatagggtaacggggtctgatgaggctagcgcccgacccgaaagattttttgggcaaaacttcagacgttggcaacaacgaatgaaattttggcttactacgctagggctattctccgttatagaaacataCCCTCCTTCACCCAATGAAGAGGAATCTGCCCGTAGTgctgccttagagaggtttaagcaaagggattatctctgccatgggagaatcctatttgccctctcagacgcactatttgatatGTACTGTTCAACcgcttcagctaaagagctgtgaaaatctttggataaaaaatacaactctgaagattctggtttagaaaagtacactgtggcaaaattcctaaacttcaaaatggttgaaggcaaatctgtgatagagcagacacatgaattccaagtccaaattcatggtcttgctgaaggagatatgtcattacctgaaaaatttcaggtcttgtcaatcatcgaaaaattacctccgagttgggaagattttggcatgactcttaaacatcggagaggtaaaatctctctcgaagatttgatgattgccttaaatatcgaaaaagaacatcggaagcaacataaaaatgatgatacaagaatgcctatggattttattccaaaggcgaatgtagtagtctcatctgacaagaagaaattcaaaaaacagaaaatgaaaaacaagatgaaacccaacccaaaggttcaaaagaaaactggaaccaaacctaagccttgctgggcatgtggacaggttggacattataccaaattctgccctaagcgaaaggacaaggagaaaaaccaaagcaatacgtccaaggcacaagtaaatgtcgtgactgctagtgacgacaccagcgataggtttgttaccttcaaacccaaactaaacttgatctatcaacccaatgaatgattagttgatacaggtgctaatgtacactgttgtgctgatcgctcagCCTtccttatcaggtaattgaaggcacttccgtgaccatggggaaccattctacagccagggtgtttgggataggacaagttgacctgaggttcacctctggaaaagtcctgtcactgcatgaggtgcatcacgtTCCAGcagtccgtcggaatttgattagcggatcaaagttagtccgtgctggttatgagttgaactttaaatgtaataaagttgtaatattacatttaggaacctttattggaaaaggttaccttaatgaaggtttatttaaactcaatgtagaaaatgttaCTTTAAATAAATcttctgatattggttgttcatataacattgagtcttatgatctgtggcatgatagattaggacatgtcaattttaataccgtaaaaaggatgatgaatcttgacatgatccctaagcatgttataaatgataagaaaaaatgtgaaatttgtgtgcaatataaacaaccccgtaaacccttcaaatcagttgatagaaattctgatattttagaattgattcatactgactgttgtgagtttaacggtgtaataacgagagatcataaaaggtatttcattaccttcattaatgatcactctcgttattgttatgtttatttgctaaaaaccaaggatgaagctttagataaatttatgatttttaaatctgaagctgataatcaaaccgataaaactattaaaaggttaaggtctgataggggtggagaatttacctcgaacctgtttcaaaaattttgtcaagatacaggtataatccatgaggtaactgctccatatagtcctcaatccaacggtatagcagaacgaaaaaatcgaacccttgaagatatgattaattccatgttaggcagttctgggttacccaactttatgtggggggaggctctatacactgcatgccatatgctaaatagagtcccaatgaagtcaagggataaaaccccatatgagctttggaaaggccgaaggacaagtttgaaataccttaaagtgtgggggtgcctggcAAAGGTATTAGTACCTGAAtgcagaaggaaaaaacttggtccaaagaccgtagatggtatcttcttgggttatgctcaaaatagtattgcatataagttcctgattattaaatcagaaattcctagaatagatgcaaatactattgtagaacttcgcgatgctacattttttgaggatatatttcctatgaagacgagaacatctcaatctagtattcctactagaaatgagtcttcttccgtagaggtcccactatccgtagtgggtacaccttcctcaagtcactctagactagatgaatctagtgagtatacagaaccaagaaggagcaagagg includes these proteins:
- the LOC122050721 gene encoding LOB domain-containing protein 23-like — encoded protein: MDSRVYEAAYRPPSPPIPVHPPLPLPVSTPPPPLSSLPSFPTTIVDDHSPYSSSYESVSSKACAACRFRRQKCNGDCLLAPFFPAADESRFQKAHRLFGVSKMKKILEPLLPRQRAVAMATMIYESEVHAASSDTGCLDIILQLHSLIERRAAHLDHLRRSLLPSPTPALGTVIAGNGEIIIPPTTTGNLKRRCQDLPENDQKKQRR